The proteins below come from a single Dinghuibacter silviterrae genomic window:
- a CDS encoding AAA domain-containing protein yields the protein MNVNTERVETPLQNLFSYIRDLYNARQDCLDCLDEPGEPKVAGTNYWALGDLLTLSQNCARKNIPEFDLGLEGAGGQVPDYLLKVRRMALPPKPVMEQLDSATVLEPLDGTPAGAAPDAGDAAEKAAAAAAAKKRKEYEQALRDYQRKYALPLEVNACYDALHALYYELRGRSGKRLHLSLGLVAGEIGGKVYRNFLFHVPLRLKLKNHEIRIETDTFAYKIFCEQFFTELLDAHFTKESPYVVEERKREVLVAVDRFNARTLEWTFNPEYIRTEFYDKGWDILAVFPDKDYKFYTEDRALDFTFYPDIPDRLTFSFSPVIQTRLVADQLAVSKDASAIVRTINELQGAGEMGKIPDFFKKLFALPGEPALQAAPEEEGRFLFPLPYNQEQFEIARRLREQDAVTVKGPPGTGKSHTIANLISHFVSEGKSILVVSHNAKALSVLKEKLPRGIQDLAVSLVNEGKGNEGLKASVSAIIRHISQHYEEGRIESLEGQLSAMEHKYALLLSDMYRVVQANGERLALANPVHGLQEDRSAYEWAVFLHEEPDRETVLLKDPVDYKTETEGLAERLQTLTVIANQFQPGDFDLIHYQFLQDHAFPEVQQLRRIEVRLEEITAAIQLDDYARVDPAVADEAFVQDYQQLGERWEGLQGTQQALELFRHKDFDREGLFRFLQDSAPYREQVTAAEDRLLPYDLDLAPLLGVDPDILYRQVNQLIVKFGEHQHLGWMSRNLLDKSLKLFFSCKVNYIPAADLEHFRLIETAINRDRCLKQLHISCQNYLRRFGIPCPDAREAYKELDLLAAFIDGLSGFNVTLRQKKLPLLDPRDPTFGEQRSYLSGLAEFVEYKKIRAFLEEARQRIIHHDQAHPLIFNIARALEFVNRGNYELYLSQYREKRQRQPAAIRFDQLYKEVGRVLPHTVLFIKDRSGAGVKLFPTVEDLEKDLFFARLRSFLEQVLSRTKGASGLLQELQSVKRGMERQTAELISYKAWFNKSRSVSDLQKAALNAWLNDLINIGKGFGKNTARNMASAIQNMQIAKEAVPIWIMPQETAITFFPEAGPGQFDLLIIDEASQCDISSLNLVFRCKKCLIVGDENQTSVAADRRWFSIGRTNELMDKYLISHRFKTQFDVNNKNNSIYTLSGVIYPNIVTLTEHFRCLPEIIGYSSQYIYNREIVALKTATERPFGDPIGIVRTEDDPESEEKPLMVRKVAESIGDYILRYKEGSLRRLPTIGIITLDSSNQQHHNALLREIAGNELIKEYEDQLELLIGTSREFQGDERDVVLMTITAAHTVKKERDRISFKPPRAATTEEYMRIYNVAASRAKERSVLFHSIHPEAVALMNPDCYRKMLIDYYQLQASRFGEPAAQAVSLPDLLEQVDTFGGDFQGSVCRFLYAQGWGDYLHPQLEVGKYRIDFGLIAGNRKLAIECDGERHASDPERIREDIARQLILERAGWHFFRIQSTDWYYRREAVGEALLAWIKENTATV from the coding sequence ATGAACGTAAACACCGAGCGTGTAGAAACGCCGCTACAAAATCTTTTTTCCTACATCAGGGATCTCTATAATGCACGCCAGGATTGTTTGGATTGCCTGGACGAGCCGGGTGAGCCAAAGGTGGCGGGGACCAATTATTGGGCCCTGGGTGATCTGTTGACCCTGTCTCAAAACTGCGCGCGCAAAAACATACCCGAATTCGACCTGGGGCTGGAAGGGGCCGGGGGACAGGTCCCGGACTACCTGCTCAAGGTCCGCCGCATGGCATTGCCGCCCAAACCGGTCATGGAGCAGCTCGATAGCGCGACGGTCCTTGAGCCGCTCGACGGCACGCCCGCCGGGGCCGCCCCGGACGCGGGCGACGCCGCAGAAAAAGCGGCGGCTGCCGCCGCCGCGAAAAAACGCAAAGAATACGAACAGGCGCTGCGCGACTATCAGCGCAAATACGCGCTGCCGCTGGAGGTCAACGCGTGTTACGACGCGTTGCACGCGCTCTATTACGAGCTGCGCGGCCGTTCGGGCAAACGCCTGCACCTGTCCCTGGGGTTGGTCGCGGGAGAGATCGGGGGCAAGGTGTACAGGAACTTTCTTTTCCATGTACCCCTACGGCTCAAGCTAAAAAACCATGAGATCCGCATCGAGACGGACACCTTTGCCTATAAAATCTTTTGCGAGCAATTTTTTACGGAGTTGCTGGATGCTCATTTCACCAAAGAATCTCCTTATGTGGTGGAAGAACGGAAGCGAGAGGTGTTGGTAGCGGTGGACCGTTTTAATGCACGCACACTGGAATGGACCTTTAACCCGGAATATATCCGCACCGAGTTTTACGACAAGGGGTGGGACATCCTGGCGGTCTTCCCGGACAAGGATTACAAGTTTTATACGGAGGACAGGGCGCTGGACTTTACGTTCTATCCGGATATACCGGACCGTCTGACGTTTAGTTTCTCACCGGTGATCCAGACGCGGCTGGTGGCGGATCAACTGGCGGTGTCAAAAGATGCCTCGGCCATCGTGCGAACCATCAACGAGCTCCAGGGCGCGGGGGAGATGGGAAAGATCCCCGACTTTTTCAAGAAATTATTCGCGCTGCCCGGGGAGCCCGCGCTACAAGCGGCACCGGAGGAGGAGGGGCGCTTTCTTTTCCCCCTGCCCTACAACCAGGAACAATTCGAAATCGCGCGCCGGCTCCGGGAACAGGACGCGGTTACCGTGAAGGGCCCTCCCGGCACGGGGAAAAGCCATACCATTGCGAACCTGATCTCGCACTTCGTGTCGGAAGGGAAGTCTATCCTGGTGGTCTCGCACAATGCCAAAGCGCTGAGCGTACTCAAGGAGAAGCTGCCGAGGGGTATTCAGGACCTGGCGGTGTCATTGGTGAACGAGGGGAAGGGGAACGAAGGGCTGAAGGCCTCGGTGAGCGCCATCATCCGGCACATTTCCCAACACTATGAGGAAGGCCGGATCGAAAGCCTGGAGGGGCAGTTGTCGGCCATGGAACATAAATACGCCCTGTTGCTGAGCGATATGTACCGCGTCGTCCAGGCGAACGGGGAACGCCTGGCGCTGGCCAATCCCGTCCACGGACTACAGGAAGACAGGAGTGCTTATGAATGGGCGGTCTTTCTGCACGAGGAACCGGACCGGGAAACGGTGTTGCTCAAGGACCCCGTGGATTACAAGACCGAGACCGAAGGGCTGGCGGAGCGACTGCAGACGCTGACCGTGATCGCCAACCAGTTTCAACCGGGCGACTTTGACCTGATCCACTACCAGTTCCTGCAGGACCATGCTTTTCCGGAGGTGCAACAGTTGCGTCGCATAGAAGTACGCCTGGAAGAAATCACCGCGGCCATACAACTGGACGACTACGCGCGGGTCGATCCGGCCGTGGCGGACGAGGCTTTCGTGCAGGACTACCAGCAGCTGGGCGAGCGTTGGGAAGGTCTTCAGGGGACGCAGCAGGCGCTGGAACTTTTCAGGCACAAGGATTTCGACCGGGAGGGGCTTTTCCGCTTCCTCCAGGACAGCGCCCCCTACCGCGAACAGGTCACCGCGGCGGAGGACCGGTTGCTGCCCTATGACCTGGACCTGGCGCCCCTGCTGGGGGTCGACCCGGACATCCTGTACCGCCAGGTCAACCAACTGATCGTCAAGTTTGGCGAGCACCAGCACCTGGGTTGGATGTCGCGCAACCTCCTGGACAAATCCCTGAAACTGTTTTTCTCCTGTAAGGTCAACTATATTCCCGCGGCGGACCTGGAGCACTTCCGGCTCATCGAAACCGCGATCAACCGGGACCGTTGTCTCAAACAGTTGCACATCAGCTGTCAGAATTATTTGCGCCGCTTTGGTATCCCTTGTCCGGACGCAAGAGAAGCTTATAAAGAATTGGACCTGCTGGCGGCCTTTATCGACGGGCTATCGGGTTTCAACGTGACCCTCCGGCAAAAAAAACTGCCGCTCCTGGATCCGCGCGATCCGACGTTCGGAGAGCAACGTAGTTACCTTTCCGGGCTTGCGGAATTCGTGGAATACAAAAAGATCCGCGCCTTCCTGGAGGAAGCGCGTCAGCGCATCATCCACCACGACCAGGCACACCCGCTGATCTTCAACATCGCCCGGGCCCTGGAATTTGTGAACCGCGGCAACTACGAGCTTTACCTGTCCCAGTACCGCGAAAAGAGGCAACGCCAGCCGGCCGCGATCCGTTTCGACCAGTTGTATAAAGAGGTGGGGCGCGTGCTGCCGCATACGGTCCTGTTCATCAAGGACCGGAGCGGGGCGGGAGTCAAACTATTCCCCACCGTGGAAGACCTGGAAAAAGACCTGTTTTTCGCAAGGCTCCGGAGTTTCCTGGAACAGGTCCTGTCCAGGACAAAAGGCGCCTCCGGTCTGTTACAGGAACTCCAGTCCGTCAAACGGGGGATGGAACGGCAAACCGCCGAGCTGATTTCCTATAAGGCCTGGTTTAACAAGTCGAGAAGCGTCAGTGACCTGCAAAAGGCGGCGCTCAACGCCTGGCTGAACGACCTGATCAACATCGGCAAGGGCTTTGGCAAAAACACGGCCCGCAACATGGCCAGCGCCATCCAGAACATGCAGATCGCCAAGGAAGCGGTCCCCATCTGGATTATGCCCCAGGAAACCGCCATCACCTTTTTCCCTGAAGCGGGTCCGGGACAGTTCGACCTGCTCATCATCGACGAGGCCAGCCAGTGCGACATCAGCAGCCTCAACCTCGTTTTCCGGTGTAAGAAATGCCTGATCGTGGGGGATGAAAACCAGACCTCGGTGGCGGCCGACCGGCGCTGGTTTTCGATCGGCCGTACCAACGAGCTGATGGACAAATACCTGATTTCGCACCGGTTCAAGACACAGTTTGATGTCAACAACAAAAACAACAGCATCTATACGCTGAGCGGCGTGATCTACCCGAACATCGTGACCCTGACGGAACACTTCCGTTGTCTCCCGGAGATCATCGGTTACTCCAGCCAATACATCTACAACCGGGAAATCGTGGCCCTCAAAACCGCGACGGAAAGACCCTTTGGCGACCCCATCGGGATCGTGCGCACCGAGGACGACCCCGAGTCCGAGGAAAAACCCCTGATGGTCCGCAAGGTCGCGGAATCCATCGGGGACTACATCCTCCGTTATAAAGAGGGCAGTCTCCGGCGGCTGCCCACCATCGGCATCATCACCCTGGACAGCTCCAACCAGCAACACCACAATGCCCTGCTGAGGGAAATCGCGGGGAACGAGCTCATCAAGGAATACGAAGACCAGTTGGAGTTGTTGATCGGCACCTCCCGTGAATTCCAGGGGGACGAGCGGGACGTCGTGCTGATGACCATCACGGCGGCACATACCGTCAAGAAGGAAAGGGACCGGATTTCCTTCAAACCGCCCCGCGCAGCCACCACGGAGGAATACATGCGGATCTACAACGTCGCTGCGAGCCGGGCCAAGGAACGCTCGGTGCTTTTCCACAGCATCCATCCCGAGGCGGTGGCGTTGATGAACCCGGACTGTTACCGGAAGATGCTCATCGACTATTACCAGCTCCAGGCTTCCCGTTTCGGAGAACCCGCCGCACAGGCCGTGAGCCTGCCCGACCTGCTCGAACAGGTGGATACCTTCGGGGGGGATTTCCAGGGAAGCGTCTGCCGCTTCTTATATGCACAAGGCTGGGGAGACTACTTGCATCCCCAGTTGGAAGTAGGTAAATACCGGATCGACTTCGGGCTGATCGCGGGCAACCGCAAGCTCGCCATCGAGTGTGACGGGGAAAGACACGCGTCCGATCCCGAACGCATCCGCGAGGACATCGCGCGCCAGCTCATCCTGGAACGCGCGGGCTGGCACTTCTTCCGGATCCAAAGCACCGACTGGTATTATCGCCGCGAAGCCGTAGGCGAGGCGTTACTGGCCTGGATCAAGGAGAACACCGCGACGGTTTAG